Proteins from one Nicotiana tabacum cultivar K326 chromosome 23, ASM71507v2, whole genome shotgun sequence genomic window:
- the LOC142177174 gene encoding uncharacterized protein LOC142177174: protein MRKSDCDSSEEEEGGDTVSSEYDSDELEVYRKQRMFDINVKLDKYKVLKNDMTFKDLNEAKHVIDFYAVANKRSVIVKKSDKSRVSYRCVDGCPFKCFISKDGKDQGFKIKTLNQEHGCDKNFENRRANVETLAHYFKKKVQNNPKYKIKDMKVDFESEFSLNVNESKLKRVKRLVLDKLDGSYTDDYNKLEAYAQELRKSNPGSDVVINLTKDAMEEGKRRFLRLYMCFQALKEGCKGGFRPLIGLDGTFLKGKNRGIMLVAVGQDSSNHSYPLPWAVIDKETKRTWSWVCWMLLVMYAHKQIIDGVLGTFKLIGGLEQKMEKWGDEKTSLVVCVPGWSTYEEEFKEQLKKLGQLDEDAAKALVMNMLRDRDFTLER, encoded by the exons ATGcgtaaaagtg ATTGTGATAGTAGTGAGGAGGAGGAAGGTGGTGATACTGTATCTAGTGAATATGACAGTGATGAGTTGGAAGTTTATAGGAAACAAAGGATGTTCGATATCAATGTTAAGCTGGACAAGTAcaaagttttgaagaatgataTGACCTTTAAAGATCTTAACGAAGCTAAACATGTTATAGACTTCTATGCAGTTGCAAATAAGAGGAGTGTTATAGTTAAGAAAAGTGACAAATCTAGAGTTAGTTATCGATGTGTCGATGGTTGTCCCTTTAAATGTTTTATTTCGAAGGATGGGAAAGATCAAGGCTTTAAGATCAAGACATTAAATCAAGAACACGGTTGTGATAAAAATTTTGAGAACAGGAGGGCTAATGTGGAAACTTTAGCTCATTATTTTAAGAAGAAAGTTCAGAATAACCCTAAATATAAGATTAAAGACATGAAGGTAGACTTTGAATCTGAATTTAGCCTTAATGTAAATGAGTCAAAGTTGAAGAGGGTTAAGAGGCTAGTCTTGGACAAACTAGATGGTAGTTATACTGATGATTATAATAAGTTGGAGGCATATGCACAAGAATTGAGAAAGAGTAATCCAGGATCTGATGTAGTGATCAATTTGACCAAGGATGCTATGGAAGAAGGCAAaagaagatttttaaggttgtatATGTGCTTCCAAGCTTTGAAGGAAGGTTGTAAAGGAGGTTTTAGACCGCTTATAGGATTGGATGGTActtttttgaaaggaaaaaataggGGAATAATGTTGGTTGCAGTGGGACAAGATTCGAGTAATCATTCCTATCCACTTCCTTGGGCAGTTATTGATAAAGAAACTAAAAGAACTTGGAGCTG GGTTTGTTGGATGCTGTTAGTAATGTACGCCCACAAGCAAATCATAGATGGTGTGTTAGGCACATTTAAGCTAATTGGAGGCTTGGAGCAAAAGATGGAGAAGTGGGGAGATGAAAAAACTTCTTTGGTGGTGTGCGTGCCTGGCTGGAGCACATATGAAGAGGAGTTTAAAGAACAGTTAAAGAAATTGGGTCAGCTAGATGAGGATGCTGCTAAGGCTTTG GTTATGAACATGTTAAGGGATCGAGATTTTACGTTGGAAAGATGA